In the Quercus lobata isolate SW786 chromosome 5, ValleyOak3.0 Primary Assembly, whole genome shotgun sequence genome, one interval contains:
- the LOC115991212 gene encoding uncharacterized protein LOC115991212 has translation MGKISKKNGGDPSKEVQWSSVMDDALVDAFLHQEIIGGRVNGTFTSKTYDDIVKELVEKFDMEINKDKVKNRLKTLKKNFHECYDIFKDGLSGFGWNDSLNMWTAEPEVWEPLIVSKPAGKKWMTTPIPNYSKMAQLWAKDKAKGDHAETAKEKCARYAASTTIDEIDNLISQNEVSLENFEVEDDQRSPEINVARSRVSSQDAMSSKSKKRRLTEDDELGNVISQSFDNVSKAIDRATEVMAKCFSKSYGAEVHAALGLLDLDPISKTEAYIFLMENSTYKEMFFGCPDHERKCVLLTLMSRPKN, from the exons ATGGGTAAGATATCAAAAAAGAATGGTGGAGATCCAAGCAAAGAAGTACAATGGAGTAGTGTTATGGATGATGCTTTAGTGGATGCGTTTTTACATCAGGAGATCATAGGTGGTAGAGTTAATGGAACTTTTACCTCTAAGACATATGATGACATAGTGAAAGAGTTGGTAGAAAAATTTGACATGGAAATTAACAAGGATAAGGTGAAAAATCGACTAAAGACACTGAAGAAGAATTTTCATGAATGCTATGACATATTTAAAGATGGATTGAGTGGTTTTGGATGGAATGATTCTTTAAATATGTGGACAGCTGAACCAGAAGTTTGGGAGCCACTCATAGTG TCTAAACCTGCAGGCAAAAAGTGGATGACAACACCTATACCCAACTACTCTAAGATGGCACAACTTTGGGCTAAAGATAAAGCAAAAGGTGATCATGCTGAAACTGCAAAGGAGAAATGTGCTAGGTATGCTGCATCGACCACTATTGATgagattgataatttgatatctcAAAATGAAGTTTCTTTGGAGAACTTTGAAGTGGAAGATGATCAGAGATCACCAGAAATTAATGTTGCACGTTCTCGAGTGTCATCACAAGATGCAATGTCTtctaaaagcaagaaaagacgACTGACAGAAGATGATGAACTCGGAAATGTAATTTCCCAGTCATTTGATAATGTATCAAAGGCAATTGATAGGGCGACTGAGGTTATGGCAAAGTGCTTTTCAAAGTCATATGGAGCAGAAGTTCACGCAGCTTTGGGCCTATTGGACTTAGATCCAATATCAAAGACTGAGGCCTACATATTTTTGATGGAAAATTCAACATATAAGGAGATGTTCTTTGGTTGCCCAGATCATGAGCGCAAATGTGTCTTATTGACACTAATGTCTaggcctaaaaattaa
- the LOC115991903 gene encoding F-box protein CPR1-like yields the protein MCYLPLEIITNILSRLPVKSLVRFQCVSKEWHTLISGQDFIKLHLHRSFKSNTDRTLIVQELNAGIPFDFFSVSFHDENRFGKRLEIYQPLHCSNTSTDILSSCNGLVCIYNQWGEVIAIWNPLIRKYRKLLREPIEKPSGFSNSWPISLAFGYDSHNDDYKVLRVVSFFNMGTPGTEFEVKLCSRRLQRWKKIEDQWPNKEWSIRSDSVFLNGALHWLVAVNGQNPENIVAFDLATEKFRVITTPLKAPTSCLTCLEVLEGQLCFIVIVDEMYNDVWLMKEYGEESSWTWIYKIEQGVVGSTFEYCKPLMCSKNNGKKILMKECHRYRTYLIWYDIEKKTRKRVKIRKLPAMFQTATCIGSLLLLDGDNVIDPTQKNNRNQTPSEGLNLLVKGVID from the exons ATGTGTTATCTTCCGCTAGAGATAATCACCAACATACTCTCCCGATTACCAGTGAAATCCCTAGTAAGATTTCAATGCGTTTCCAAGGAATGGCACACCCTAATCAGCGgtcaagatttcatcaagctGCACCTCCACCGCTCCTTCAAGTCCAACACAGATCGCACCCTCATCGTCCAGGAACTGAACGCCGGTATTCCCTTTGATTTCTTCTCTGTCAGTTTCCATGATGAGAATCGCTTCGGCAAGCGTTTGGAAATTTACCAGCCACTGCATTGTTCAAATACGTCCACCGACATCTTGAGCTCTTGCAACGGTTTGGTTTGCATTTACAATCAATGGGGCGAAGTGATCGCGATTTGGAATCCATTGATAAGGAAGTATAGGAAATTGCTCCGCGAACCAATTGAGAAACCTTCTGGTTTTTCAAATTCTTGGCCTATTAGTTTAGCATTCGGGTATGATTCACATAATGATGACTATAAGGTGTTGAGGGTTGTAAGCTTTTTTAACATGGGCACTCCCGGAACGGAGTTTGAAGTTAAGTTGTGTAGTCGTAGGTTGCAGCgttggaaaaaaattgaagatcaaTGGCCAAACAAGGAATGGTCGATACGTTCTGACTCGGTGTTCTTGAATGGAGCTTTGCATTGGTTAGTAGCTGTGAATGGGCAGAATCCGGAAAATATTGTTGCTTTCGATCTCGCCACGGAGAAATTCCGGGTCATTACAACGCCACTTAAAGCACCCACTTCTTGTTTGACATGTTTGGAAGTATTGGAAGGACAGCTCTGTTTTATTGTGATTGTTGATGAGATGTATAATGATGTTTGGTTGATGAAAGAATATGGGGAAGAGAGTTCTTGGACTTGGATTTATAAGATTGAGCAAGGTGTAGTGGGTTCAACTTTTGAGTATTGCAAGCCTCTAATGTGTTCCAAGAATAATGGGAAGAAGATTCTGATGAAGGAGTGCCATAGGTATCGTACTTATCTTATTTGGTATgacatagaaaagaaaacacgCAAGAGGGTTAAGATTCGTAAGCTTCCGGCAATGTTTCAGACGGCAACTTGTATAGGGAGTCTTCTTTTGCTTGATGGTGATAATGTGATTGATCCAACACAAAAGAACAATAG GAATCAAACTCCATCAGAGGGTCTTAATCTGTTGGTGAAAGGAGTGATTGATTAA
- the LOC115991213 gene encoding uncharacterized protein LOC115991213 translates to MGPQAFQGLCDILRRDGDLQDTQRATVEEQVEDQFLRQPNGTQVPLEILQSSRFNPYFKDCIEALDGTHVRVKVPNEDAPRYRGWEGTASDSRIIKNALTRSDNLKIPQGKYYLVDAGYMNRSRLIAPYRRVHYHLKEHSVRPPENAKELFNLRHASLRTAIERAFGVLKKRFPIITSTIEPNYCVDTQNEIILACCILHNYLMGVNPDESLIAEVDEEVLHSHRERVAPTPREDDEDVRQGDIIRDSIALAMWQNYVQM, encoded by the exons ATGGGTCCACAAGCTTTTCAaggtttgtgtgacattttgaGGAGAGATGGTGATCTTCAAGACACACAGCGTGCCACAGTTGAAGAGCAAGTTG AGGATCAATTCCTTCGACAACCTAATGGAACCCAAGTGCCACTTGAAATACTACAAAGTAGTAGGTTCAacccatattttaag GATTGTATTGAGGCACTTGATGGAACACATGTTCGTGTCAAGGTGCCTAATGAGGATGCACCAAGATATCGGG GTTGGGAAGGAACTGCTTCAGATTCAAGAATAATAAAGAATGCTTTAACTAGAAGCGATAACTTAAAAATCCCACAAg gtaaatattatcttgttgaTGCGGGATACATGAATAGAAGTCGTCTGATTGCACCTTATAGGAGAGTGCATTATCATTTAAAAGAGCACTCTGTTCGTCCCCCTGAAAATGCTAAAGAATTGTTTAATTTGCGACATGCGTCATTGCGCACTGCTATTGAAAGAGCATTTGGTGTACTTAAAAAGAGATTTCCTATCATAACAAGTACTATAGAGCCTAATTATTGTGTTGACACccaaaatgaaatcattttagcATGTTGCATacttcataattatttaatggGTGTCAATCCTGATGAAAGTCTTATTGCTGAAGTTGATGAAGAGGTTTTGCATTCTCATCGTGAACGTGTAGCCCCTACTCCAAGAGAAGATGATGAGGATGTTAGGCAAGGAGATATTATAAGAGACTCTATAGCATTAGCCATGTGGCAAAACTATGTCCAAATGTGA
- the LOC115991904 gene encoding F-box/kelch-repeat protein At3g06240-like, with protein sequence MIKRKQLLGHHLYGKEFVAEDKQGPVMILAFDLANEKFWDFAMPRQPPTYGAERFLEACLEGFLEACLEVLNGKLCFIVNLDKKDNEVWLMEEYGEGSSWTRVYKIEYDGVF encoded by the exons ATGATAAAGAG GAAACAACTGTTAGGCCATCATCTTTATGGAAAAGAGTTTGTAGCTGAGGATAAGCAGGGTCCGGTGATGATTCTTGCTTTCGATCTTGCCAATGAGAAATTCTGGGACTTTGCAATGCCGCGCCAACCACCCACCTATGGGGCGGAGAGGTTTTTAGAAGCATGTTTGGAAGGGTTTTTGGAAGCGTGTTTGGAAGTATTGAATGGAAAGCTATGTTTTATTGTGAATCTTGATAAGAAGGATAATGAAGTTTGGTTGATGGAAGAATATGGGGAAGGGAGTTCTTGGACTCGGGTTTATAAAATTGAGTATGATGGAGTGTTTTAG